The following are from one region of the Capsicum annuum cultivar UCD-10X-F1 chromosome 1, UCD10Xv1.1, whole genome shotgun sequence genome:
- the LOC107873085 gene encoding protein transport Sec1a: MSFSDSETGSHGGEYKSFKQLSRDRLLHEMLGTSGSGDSRSSWKVLIMDKVTVKVMSSTCKMADITDQGVSLVEDLFRRRQPLPSMDAIYFIQPSKENVVMFLSDMSGREPLYRKAYVYFSSPIPKDLVARIKNDTSVIPRIGALGEMNFEYFPIDSQGFVTDHERALSELFGESAQNSRLAEASLNVMATRISTVFASLKEFPLVRYRAAKEQDGSTAANFRELVPGKLATAIWNNITTYKSSIPNYPQKETCELLILDRSVDQIAPVIHEWTYDAMCHDLLDMDGNKYVHEVPGKAGGPPEKKEVLLEDQDPVWLELRHTHIADASERLHDRFTNFVSKNKAAQMEQRDGSELSTRDLQKMVQALPQYNEQKEKLSIHVEIAGELNKVIRETGLRELGQLEQDLVFGDAATKEVIQFLRTKQDTSGENKLRLMMIYASVYPEKFEGDKAAKLMQLAKLSPEDMKAVKNMRLLEGSEKRKPSGSFSLKFDSKKKGNAARKDRTGEEEETWQLFRFYPMIEELVEKMCKGDLSKDDYQCMNNAQKTTHEANGSSARNIPPKATTESTNPRSVRSRRTPNWARSRTSDDGYSSDSSLKNFSTDFKNMGQRIFVFIIGGATRSELRVCHKLTSKLRREVVLGTTSLDDPPQYITKLKLLSEKEASVDPGLGI; the protein is encoded by the exons ATGTCATTTTCAGATTCGGAGACGGGCTCTCATGGCGGAGAGTATAAGAGTTTCAAGCAACTCAGCCGTGATC GACTATTACATGAAATGCTTGGAACTTCGGGTTCAGGAGATTCAAGATCTTCATGGAAG GTTCTTATTATGGACAAAGTAACGGTAAAAGTGATGTCTTCCACATGCAAAATGGCTGATATCACTGATCAAGGAGTTTCAT TGGTGGAAGACCTTTTTAGAAGAAGACAACCTTTGCCATCAATGGATGCTATATACTTTATCCAACCGTCAAAGGAGAA TGTTGTTATGTTCTTGTCCGATATGTCAGGAAGAGAACCTTTATACAGGAA AGCATATGTATATTTCAGTTCCCCAATACCTAAGGACCTGGTCGCGCGCATCAAGAATGACACAAGTGTCATACCCCGTATAGGTGCTCTAGGAGAG ATGAATTTTGAGTACTTTCCAATAGACAGCCAG GGATTTGTCACTGACCATGAAAGAGCACTTTCAGAGTTGTTTGGTGAAAGTGCTCAAAATTCCCGGCTTGCTGAAGCATCCTTGAACGTAATGGCAACAAGAATTTCCACCGTCTTTGCTTCACTGAAG GAATTTCCTCTTGTGCGTTATCGAGCTGCCAAGGAACAAGATGGATCAACAGCGGCAAATTTCCGTGAATTAGTTCCTGGAAAACTTGCTACAGCCATATGGAACAATATCACTACGTATAAGTCTAGTATTCCTAACTATCCACAGAAGGAGACATGTGAATTACTGATTCTGGACAGATCTGTTGACCAG ATTGCTCCTGTGATTCATGAATGGACATATGATGCCATGTGCCATGACCTGCTTGATATGGATGGAAATAAATATGTACATGAG GTTCCTGGCAAAGCAGGTGGTCCACCTGAGAAGAAGGAAGTTCTTTTGGAGGATCAGGATCCTGTCTGGTTGGAGCTACGGCATACTCATATAGCTGAT GCTAGTGAACGACTCCACGATAGGTTTACAAACTTTGTTTCTAAGAACAAGGCAGCACAAATGGAGCAAAG agatggaagtgaattatcTACACGGGACTTGCAGAAGATGGTCCAAGCTTTGCCACAGTATAATGAACAAAAAGAGAAACTATCTATCCATGTCGAG ATTGCAGGTGAGCTTAATAAAGTTATCCGAGAAACGGGTCTTCGGGAACTTGGACAGTTAGAACAGGATCTTGTCTTTGGCGATGCAGCAACGAAGGAAGTTATCCAATTTCTAAGGACGAAGCAG GATACGTCAGGTGAAAATAAGCTACGCTTGATGATGATTTATGCATCTGTTTATCCAGAAAAATTTGAGGGTGACAAAGCAGCGAAACTGATGCAG tTAGCAAAACTGTCACCCGAGGATATGAAGGCCGTGAAAAATATGAGATTGCTAGAGGGTTCAGAAAAACGGAAGCCAAGTGGAAGCTTCTCCCTGAAGTTTGATTCAAAAAAG AAAGGGAATGCAGCTAGAAAGGATCGAACTGGAGAGGAAGAAGAAACATGGCAGCTTTTCCGGTTTTATCCCATGATAGAG GAGTTGGTTGAGAAAATGTGTAAAGGTGACTTGTCGAAAGATGATTATCAGTGCATGAACAATGCTCAAAAAACTACTCATGAGGCCAATGGATCTTCTGCAAGAAATATTCCACCAAAGGCCACTACTGAATCTACTAATCCACGCTCAGTGAGATCAAGGAGGACTCCAAATTGGGCACGTTCTCGTACTTCTGATGATGGATATTCAAG CGACTCTAGTCTCAAAAATTTTTCAACTGATTTTAAGAATATGGGACAACGgatatttgttttcattattgGTGGTGCAACTCGATCTGAG CTTAGGGTTTGTCACAAACTTACATCAAAGTTAAGGAGGGAAGTGGTCCTTGGCACAACTAGTCTAGATGATCCACCTCAATACATCACG AAACTGAAATTGCTATCAGAAAAAGAGGCTTCAGTAGACCCTGGCCTCGGAATTTAA
- the LOC107873103 gene encoding vestitone reductase codes for MEGKEKGSNSRVCVTGGTGFVGSWLIMRLLQHGYSVNTTIRSHPDKKRNISHLTNLEGASKRLQIFNADINKPQSFAAAIEGCVGVFHLAHPMDFEDDEVDETKVKSAITATLAILQACIDSKTVKRVVYTSSDVAVIFNDKGLDIVDENSWSDVDFIKFAKIVPSYSVCKTSTEKAAFEFAEKNGLELVSIAPSWVHGPFITPHCPDSVRIFLGMIFGNRERVLEQQKLITFVHVDDVVNAHIFLFEHPNAKGRYICSSAETTIHQLSKFLSARYPQYQIPIIEDSMEESSGLKYPRLSSKKLLDTGFKFKYGPEEMYDGAIECCKMRGLL; via the exons ATGGAAGGGAAAGAAAAAGGCAGCAACAGCAGAGTATGTGTAACAGGAGGAACAGGATTTGTTGGATCATGGCTCATTATGAggcttcttcaacatggatactcTGTCAATACCACCATTAGATCTCATCCAG ACAAGAAGAGAAATATTAGCCACCTCACAAACCTCGAAGGTGCATCAAAGAGGCTTCAAATTTTCAATGCTGATATCAACAAACCACAAAGTTTTGCTGCAGCAATTGAAGGATGTGTGGGAGTTTTCCATCTAGCTCACCCAATGGATTTTGAAGATGATGAAGTCGACGAAACCAAGGTCAAAAGTGCCATTACAGCAACATTAGCGATTTTACAAGCATGTATCGATTCAAAGACAGTTAAACGAGTCGTATACACTTCTAGTGATGTTGCTGTTATATTTAACGATAAGGGCTTAGACATTGTAGATGAAAACTCTTGGAGTGATGTTGATTTCATCAAATTTGCAAAGATTGTGCCATCGTATTCAGTGTGCAAAACATCGACAGAGAAAGCTGCATTTGAATTTGCAGAAAAaaatggacttgaacttgtttctaTAGCTCCTTCTTGGGTACATGGACCTTTCATAACTCCACACTGTCCCGACTCTGTTCGAATTTTCCTGGGCATGATATTTG GAAATCGTGAACGTGTGCTAGAACAACAAAAGCTCATTACTTTTGTACATGTAGATGATGTGGTGAATGCACATATCTTTCTTTTCGAGCATCCAAATGCAAAAGGAAGATATATTTGTTCTTCTGCAGAGACAACAATACATCaactctccaaatttctttcagCCAGATACCCTCAATATCAAATACCAATTATAGAAGA TTCAATGGAGGAGAGCAGTGGCCTAAAATATCCTAGACTTTCATCGAAGAAGCTGTTGGATACTGGATTTAAGTTTAAGTATGGACCAGAGGAAATGTATGATGGAGCAATTGAATGTTGCAAAATGAGGGGTCTTCTCTAG